GTAATGCCTTGCTGCATGGAAAGCAGCATGCAAAGCATTTCACCATCAACAACCATGCAAAACTTTACAACACCTTTCTCCCTTAATGCCCACCCCAATCTGTTTTTAGGACTGTAATTGGTGGGGAGGCTCCAGGGCAGCtgttctcaaccttgggttcccataggttgttggactacaattcccatcatccctagctagcaagactagtggtTAGGTATGATGGAAGCTGAAATTCAACAATATATGGGGAGCCAAGGCTGCTCCAGAGGGAGGATTCTCAAGGGCTGAGACAATTGCCCAGTACTTTGCACTTGTAAAAGGCCAAAAGTCCTATATGCCAAGCTGCTCCCTGAGGAGAGAAACTCAGCAAAAGACAGAAGCCATTGCAGGTTTTCTGTGGAGGCCACAGGCTTTTGCAACAAGTGCAATAAAGGCAAGACCTTCCTCTGGAATTCTTGGAGCTCAGGGTTAAATCTCCCGTCCCTGGATCATACAGGGACCTTGTGTATGGAACAATCTAGCAACAAGCAGTTGAAATGCATAATAAGAAAACAGGTGAGAAAGGACTAATTGGAATGTATGACACAGCCCTTGGAATATCCTATGTAGGTCATATGGGACAGCCAGTCCTGCTATGCAAGTTAATGAAAATTGTGATGGCTGCAAAATGTAGAGTAGCATTGATATCGTTGCTGTCATGGTGGCTAAAGCGGCTTATGCATGATGCCATGGAGATGAGCTTTCCTTATCACCCCATATCTGTCTCCACCCATCAGGCAGACACTATGACATATCTTGGCTGTGTGGCAACTGCTGCTATGCCAGTggctttgtgtgtcgaggcttaccagaaattacccttaaaataactcacaacagacacgaaaattttggtttggtttttggcattaatttaggccacaactttatttaaatataattttaatctgagtgttggcttaggccaggggtccccagacttaccgcgcggcgggccggagggcaggggagtgcgcgcgcagcgggccggagggcgggggagtgtgcgcccgtgcgcatgcgcacacggtcggggaaaaatcgccgaaaatcgcttgtgcgcatgcgtatgggcctcccccgccccggaagtgcatcggaaatgacctcttctgggtcgggagaggcccatacgcatgcgcacaaaggattttcggcaattttttgccgattttcaagatcgtcgctgcgccgcgcgccgtaagagcgggcggcggggccatcgcgggccggattgggaggccaattgggccgcatccggcccgagggccgtagtttggggacccctggcttaggcttttggttaaccattcgtccttccctaagaaggaccatctccatctgtccattgtggacaggactcaatcatctgtcccctttggacaggactcacatcatctgccccctcttggggcaggactcacttcatctgtccacttgggacaggactcaccactgtctgcttggacagtaccagctccgacttcctaaagggaagtcaagtgaacacccctgggagaggaggtagctgaggccaggcattctctcctctctttttccaagaatgttccccaaggctcttactcttataattggcccctccatCCCGCCTAtgggattcctttaatggaatacttctatgtggagcaacaaaggtgggggggtaggcatctggatgccacgcccctcttccaaccgattcaccaaccaaaagcctaaccgccaacctaacaagttgtgacaatttgctaagcagcaggcgaaaaccaagaggcaaagccaatcagccaattggaaaaattcctactgaatacaggcgacccctagagaggcaaagcaatgtcaggctaaaacctgcgaaagaaagcggcgggtgggagggagattgaaCGCCAAGGCAAAAGTGATCAGAAAATGGAGGACACAAGCTTAAATGGGGGCCCCCTCCACCAAtcccaatacatgcatttaaataaccacgcccccattactcagcatgacctgtggcctaggccccAGCCCAAACCCTATATTTAATTTCTTAACAGTCCTACCACAACCCACTTTatattagatgatataaagcACTTTGTCCATCTTATTCGCGAGGCTGGTGTCGTAACAGAGATTTAGAGATTTTCCCTGCCTTCCATCAAGAACAGCCACAGCTTCTAATGAAATTACCGTACATAAAACTGTTTTAGAATAGACGGACGTTCCAAGATCAGGCCATAAGTAATGTCCTATACTGTAAGACCCATCAGAGATTCAACAGGTTCAATGGAACAGGTTTGGTCTTTGTCAATAATTTCACTTCAGCAGAGAACAAAAACTAGAGGATAGAGCCAAGCTATGGTGCCATCTGCAGTCAACCCATAGTGCTAACAACCTGATCAAATAAGAAGAGGTGCTGCTTGTGATGATTCCCTACTAAATTGCCTGCTTAACCCCCTAAACTGGCTGTTTGTTTAGCTTTCCAAGCTACCTGGCGTTCAGCAGGCAGTGACACTGACAGCATCCAGCATCTCACAGACATTTGGGACTAGACTTCACAAGCAAATACATTATGTCATACTTGGTGCTGTATAAAAGAACCAAAAGACAAACAACAGCAGAGACtttgaaaacaaaagaacaaaataaaccaGGGGAAACTGGGAATATGCTGGAAGAAGGTCCAGGCATCTGGGATTAAATTTATAAAACAATAGCTCGATTCTGCTAAAAAGCAAAATTATCTCATCCAGATGCCCTTTCCTTAATGCCAGATAAGCTGGAGCTTGTTAGTTACTCAGTGATGAAGGGAAAGGACTCTGCACATGATCAGagacagttctttctttcttattactAGAATTGGGGGCAAGGTTCTTAGGAATAGCCCTGCTCAGACATGGGGAATCAATGAAAAATGGTTTCCAGAAAACATAAATGGGATATTTCAGAATCATGTCCTGAACTGCAGGCTGCTAATATCAAACAACTTGATTGACTGGGGATCAGGCATGAAAGGACCATCATGTAACCTTCCCCagtctggtgtcctccagatgttctggactacaactccaatcaatccaagctggctggggctgatgggatctggagttcaAGACATACGACgtgcaccaggttggagaaggctgatatTGCTGTATGATTAACTTTTGGAGCGAGTGCAACTTTTGCACCATAGGCTCGCCCCACTTTTGCTATCCAAGCCATTGTGTtgaaagagggaggagagaggcattGTGCTCTCATCTGAGCCTTCTTTATGGATGCAGTTAGCGGAGATTCCCAATAAAAGGAGGTTGGTGGTGCTGAGTAGCCTAGGTGAGTCTCCAAAGGCTGAGCCTGGACACTTTCCAGAAGTGATGCAAGGTGTTTAAATTTAAGCAGGCATTTAGTGGTTTGGGTTAAGTGCTGGGTTATTTTAGTTGTATATGTATTTTAACAATATCCGTTCAAGATGTGTACTGGTTTCAGCTAGAAACCTAGCAAATCGCTGTTGAAAATGCTATTCTAAATATCCGGCATTCTGCTACCAAATTTCTAAGAATCCTGCTCAATGATGTAAGTGCTTTAAAGGCATGTTATGTCAGCCCAGCCCAACAACTGATGCAGCATCCTGCCAACCAGAGGCGTTACTGTGTACATGCCCGGCCTTTGCCATAACACTATTGTACCATACAAGGCCACTTATGCAGTTtcaacacacaccaccaccacaaatggGACTTGTTTTGAACTGGAGCGCCAGACCAAAAGGTACTCATTTTTTATGTCATGCTCTGGCGCAAATCAGCCAGCTCCTGCGAGAACGCATGACTAAAAAAACTGAGTGTCCCAGTTTGGATcagctggatgttggaaggtaCGCTATAAATACATGAATCTTCTTAGTACAAATGTTCATGTTGAGAATGTGGGCATCATGGGGCAAGACCTGGTTCTCTGCTCTCAAGTTGATTTGATTGGGAAAGGTTCATTTCTGCGTATGGTTTCTGCTATCACGTATGCATAGAATTCACAAGTAACTCATTCTAGCTCAGAACTATGTTCTTTGAGCATGTTCACAAGGACATGTTGACATGTTCACAAGAACTTAAGACCAGCACGGTTTCCAACAGTGCCCAGATATATTCAGAAAGACAGCCAAGCAAGATGTGTGGGAAGCAGCCTTACATCATTGTTTGGCTTTAGTACCTACTATATACTGAGAAGTAAACTGTCTCTATAAACATGTTAAGGGAAGAAAGGCCATCCAAACAATGTAgtgtcgtaccttggatcccaaacgccttggtacgcagacgttttggctcctgaacgccccAAACCTGAAAGTGAGTATTCCGGTTTGTGAACCGgtttcctgcagctaatcagaagccacgctttggtttccgaatgtttggaagtcgaacgggcttccagaacagattctgtttgacttccaatgtAAGACTATATATCCTTGCGTGCCAACCATTACTGTATATCCTTGCGTGCCAACCATGACTGTATTATTTTCCAATTTTCTGCTACATTTCCATGCCTGATTCTCTtattctttccttaaaaacaacaaaacaaaaacaaacccatcagTATTATTCCCCAATGTCTTACTTTGCAGACTTCTCCTCCAAGGCAGGCATTGTCCCCATTTCACAGGGGAAATGTAAATCCCTGTAACATGGGAAGTCAGTTGTTcagctgtattttttttcctccatgtATAAAACATCCCATTCCAAATGTGTGTATATGGGGGAAATCTCCACTATTTCTGCTAGCACTTGAAGAAATGTATTGGGAAACCCCAGTGGGGATGCTTCAGCAGCATGGCGAGACGAATTTCCCTAGGGGAAACTAAGGACATTGATGGGTTAAAGTGAATTTGCAAATCCAACCTGACTTTCTGAGGAAGTAAAtcgaaaaatggggggggggaaggaacccaAAGGCTTTTATTATTTGGGAGTATTGTTGCACATACAAAAAAGTCTATGTTCTGAAAATTACTTTTTACAAAAGCCTCGTACCTATAGTAACACCTTCACACAGCTGGTGCTATTGCACATTTGGTGAACAAACATAATGTTTTGCATTTCTGATGTAAATTCAATCTATACATAGTAAGAAGGCACTGAGATCTGTGCTTTGGCTCATATTGTGCTATGTTGAGCACAATAGGAATGTGCTGTATTTGCAGGTAAGATACCAAAGGCTGAAGATCGAGGGATTGACTGCTGCCTACCTGCCTTAACAAAGAGACCACGATGAAACACGGGAGACAGCATTAAATTGAGAACAGACAAATGAACCAAGTTATTTCCTGGAGGTACTTTGAAGTTCGAGCACCACTTAGAAATTTGTGGACAAAGGGATCAGAACCACAGTTCAATTTTGCTGGGCTAATGTAACCCAGATGCTTCAGGCTGATTTCCATCAGCATGCTCAGTAATGGTCAGTAATGCCCATCTTTgctggaaaatggggggggggggtcccttcagTTCTTCCTCCAGCCCTGATGGGCAAGACTTAAGAGAGACTTCAGCGGTTCTTCCACACATCAAGCTTTGGACTTGGACAGAGTAGAAAAGTTATCCCTTTCTTAATGACATCTCAGCAACATTTTGTCCTGGGCTGGTCTTCAGGAGTGAGCTTTATAGAATCGGTTAGGTAGTTCTCGATGATCCCTTTGTACTAAAAGAAAAACGTAACCCAGTATGAGTttatgaaaacaaagcaaaacaaaagacaaaaaaaatagcTGAGTTGCTATATGGTAAGGGTCATCCCTAGTCAGAAAGCTACTTGGGAACCAAAAtcttggcattaaaaaaataaaaatcattttgatCTCCTTTTTCTCTGTCTTAACCTGAACATGTGGCAACACCttgtggtcagaggcagcaatctCATCCCACATGCTTCAAGATTAACGACACCCAGAGAACTCTTTGATGCACAACTGTCTTATGGGCAGAAATTGGTTTTGATGTAAGGTTTTCAGTTTGTCATAGTTCTGTGGTTGGGAATCTTTATATTTATTGTCCTAAAAATCTCATCCCTTTTGCAACATCATATTATATATATGATGAGAGTACTGTACCTATAATCCACAATCACATGCAAttcctacccccccaaaaaatcagatttttaagaGGTATCATGGCTTCTCTTTTGCAAACTGTAGCAttctaaaaagtaaataaatgataAACACATGCCTTTACTTTTATACTATATTGCTCTCACTGCACCTGTTTTGGTTTCAGTGCAGAATCAGACACTCTGGAAGGGGGAAGCTGAACTGCACTGCACTTGGGAGAAGGCCTGCAAGCGAAAATATGCAAGCCCAAAACTTTAAAAATCACACATTAGCCAGACCCAAAACTTTGCTCCTCCTTTGATTTTATGGAAATGATCACAAGAGGGTGCTGTTTGCTTCACATGTTGATGAAAGACTGCTATTTCTTATGGACAAGGCTGCTACTCACCCTCGATAGTGCTTGTCTTGCCAGGGTCTCAAAAGCCTGAACTACATTGATATCATTCTTGGCGCTTACTTCAAAATACGGAATGTCCTTTTCTTTGCACCAGGACAAAGCTGCCTCCCTGGACACCTGCAAGGCAAAATTGAAAGGGATTCAATTGATCttaggttgcttccagacaaccagTGTCTTAAACATTgatcctgatttgtttacagggaggttAGGTCGTACTGTGTGTCACACAATCATTATGCAAGCAATGCCAAGCAATGTCCAGGACATTTCTCAATCACTCCATCTTTATTATGAAAATTCAACTTTTGCAAGGAAGTGGGGTTGAACCACAAGAATGCCACTTGGTTCGGGAGTATTAACTTTTCTGTTGCCTTCTCACATTATGATGTAGAACAAGGTGTGAAAACTCCCCCGCCCTCATGATTCACCCACGTGCAACTGGCTGAGGTCCTGATAAGTCTCAATCTCCAAAGGGTTCTTAACTTCTACTAACAAGAATTAGGTTTTACTGGTGACTCATATTTAGCTGGCCCCAATTCATAGCCCTAATCATGTCATCAACATGAATCCTTGTTCCTAGACAGATGGAAAATAAGTGCATAAATACCAgcagctttataaaaaaaaaaaccccactagtaTGTATGCTGACACTTATTGACAGTGATAATCTGTAAATATACTGAAAATGCATTGATAACTGGGGCTAAAAGAAAATGCTCTGCAGTGTTCTCCAGCCAtgaaagtttgttgttgttgtttagtcgtttagtcgtgtccgactcttcgtgaccccatggaccatagcacgccaggcactcctgtcttgcactgcctcccgcagtttggtcaaactcatgttcgtagcttcgagaacactgtccaaccatctcgtcctctgtcgttcccttctcctagtgccctcaatctttcccaacatcagggtcttttccagggagtcttctcttctcatgaggtggccaaagtattggagcctcagctccatgAAAGTTACAGCCTTGCAAAAGATTTGAGTAGTAAGCGCACATACCCCTACTATTTGttaatttctctctcctctccatatAATAAAAATACTTATGTAGcttgctttcctttttctctgaATTTGAGGAAACGTTACGTTTCTCAATACTTTCATGTAATTGATCACatctatatatttaaataagggacgtgggtggcgctgtggtctaaaccacagagcccagggcttgccgatcaggtcagcagtttgaatccccgcgacgggatgagcttctgttgctcagttcctgctcctgccaacctagcagttcgaaagcacatcaaagtgcaagtagataaataggtactgctccggtgggaaggtaaacggcgtttctgtacgctgtgctggttcgccagaagtagcttagtcatggctttaaaaaaagtattttcaatttttaaaaataaaaacatgggAATTTCCCTCATGGCTAGTGTAGCACTGCAGTGCTGTGCAATAAATGTGTTGAGTTTCAGGTGTGCATGTGGAATACCATTAGGGAAGAAATTCTGTTAAGGGTCACTCACAAGAGATTATGTTCCATGCTATTAGATCCTGCTGTTTCCTAGTCTGCCAACAGGAGTCGCACAGAACAACATGGGGAATCACTGAATCTTAGAATGGTCTTCACAATTAAATtccattggaatcaatgggacAAGTTACAGAAATCTAAAGCAATGCAAATGCTGGATCAACCCCTCATTGATTGGGCGTTCTTCTCACACCATTCTctagcacaaggatttctcctCTCCAATCTTGATACAAAGAGTTTTAAAATACATCGAGAGCTCCAGCTTTGCCCCGCTCCCTCACAATTCCTTCTCTTACCTGTCGGTCCTTCAAATCAATTTTATTCCCCAGCACAACCATAGGGAAGCCTTGCTCCATAGGGATGACCTTCTGTAGGAAGTCTTCCCTCCAGTCATCCAAGGACTGGAAGGAATCCATGTCTGTGACGTCAAAGGCCAGCATGCAGCCATCAGAACCTTTGTAGAATGTGGATACCATGGACCGGAATCGTTCCTGCCCTCCAGTATCCCAAATCTGAAAGTAGGACAGGCATTAGCGTTAGCAATCTCTGAACCACTACAGATATGCTTTCATGCATGATGACAGGTTCCTCCGGCTCAGTGTTTCCCCAACTTTCCCCCACTGTGGACTACtgcaattttaaaagacataaaACTGTTACAAAATGGCACAGAGCCATACTACGTAGCATtatcaagccctaaatggcttgggccccaaatatctgacagAGCGCTCCCTCCTGCATAGATCTACCTGGGTGCAGAGATCTGACACGTCCACCCCTCTGTATAGTTCATGGCCTGTCTGTGACAGAGccatttctgtggtggcccccagaTTATGGAATACTCTGTCCTCCAAGGGGTATCTGGCCTTGTCACTGTATACATTTTGGCATcacactgtatacattttttttcccACAGGCCATTGGGTGTGTAAGATGATATCCTCCCATTTAAATTCAATGTATTATATGGCTTAATTCTATTACACTGCATATAATGTCACTCCCACCCCCGGGACACCCATGAAGGATGAGTTGTAAGTATATACGAAATCAATCCTTGTGAAGTACTCAGAGGTGGTGACCCGAGAGTGCGCTGGTGCCCTGTTTGTGGAATTCCTCCTGCAGAAAGGCCTACCTTGCACCAGATGAAGACATTTTTAATTCCCCGGgctttttatgtattattggaTATTTTAATTTGTTATTGGTATTTTATTTGTGTATAATCTTCTTTGTAAACTACCTTGGAAGCTCTGCTGAAATGTGGTATAGGAATctttttaatcaatcaatcaatccctccctccatccatcaatcaatcaatcaataggaGCATACAGCACCTGCCATTTCTGAGCACTGCTAAATGTGTGTAAACCAAGCACTTCTACTTCAAGGTATCTCTCACCTGCAATTTCAACGGGCTGCTGTCCACAACTACCATTTTAGTCAGGATACTAGCTCCCAGAGTGGTTCGATAGTCTTCGTAAAACTTCTTGTGAACATACCGGTGGAGGAGAGAGGTCTTCCCTACACTAGGGTGAAGTAAGAAACACACGTGATGAA
The genomic region above belongs to Zootoca vivipara chromosome 7, rZooViv1.1, whole genome shotgun sequence and contains:
- the RAB7B gene encoding ras-related protein Rab-7b, encoding MNSTKRVDLKLIIIGTLGVGKTSLLHRYVHKKFYEDYRTTLGASILTKMVVVDSSPLKLQIWDTGGQERFRSMVSTFYKGSDGCMLAFDVTDMDSFQSLDDWREDFLQKVIPMEQGFPMVVLGNKIDLKDRQVSREAALSWCKEKDIPYFEVSAKNDINVVQAFETLARQALSRYKGIIENYLTDSIKLTPEDQPRTKCC